ACCAAACCAGGCCTTTAGTTCCTGTCGTCATTCCTAATTAAATTCCGTACAGCTAGGTTAAAGGGATATTCTTTAATTAAGCCTGACTGATTGAATCGTTTTTACTTGGAATCACTATAATTGAAGACATAGGAAGCCACCTGTCATTGATTCCCCCAATGACAGAAAGCAAAACCTAGCCTAGAGCAAACTTATGCTATGCGGTAGCCCCTATAGGAGTGAAAGAAGCAAAATATTCCCCTCGCTTCCTTACAAACAGGACTTAAAGTATGAAGAATGATAACCTCAGTTTGCTAGTTTAGTCTCTTAGAATTAGTTTCTAGCTCAAATTTTGGAACTAAATTGGAATTAAAGTTGATGGAAGGAATATACGGGCTATAATATAAGTTCTCATGCTGTTCATCTCCTTATATTCACAGTCGTCCGACGCAGGGGCGACCAGAGATGAACCTATAGCTCTAGGTAAAAGTTACAAGGGCCAAGTTCTTTCTACGATCGCCGCCTGGTCGTTAGCTGATCCAGGTTCAGGATCTTCGTCTAGCAATGCAATGGTTTCTTGGGTAGCGGTGATAAAACTACTACTACTACCAGAGTCTTCCATCTTAGTTAGCTCTCCCTTGTGAAAAAGCAATACCACGACTAGGGGTTAACTTATGAATAACCTCAATCGCTGCCCTAATTGTAAGCTGAGAATTAACAACTGTCAATCATAAATTTTAGGCAATTTTTTAATGACTTAACAAAAGGTGGAAAAAGCAACCATGCCAGAACAAGTGGTGTATAAAGATTTGCGCGATTTGAGTAATCTCGAACTTTCCTACTTTTCCATTATGATTATTATTTCTTAGGAGATTAAAACATCTAAGAGTTGGTGAGCTAGTTCTAATTTACTACAGAGGGAAATCTCCTTTTTCTCTCCTGTTTGACTGAGGATAACACATTGATTTTGATCGCTACCAAATCCGCCTTCTGCTTGATCAATGGGGTTAGCAACAATATAGTCGAGATTTTTCCGTTGTAACTTTTCTTGGGCAGGTTTAATAAAATCCCCCGTTTGGGCAGCAAACCCTACTAAAATTTGTTGCGGTTGCTTTTGTTCACTGAGAGTTTTTGCAATATCGGGAACCGCTTTTAAGGGTAATGAGTGTGAGATATCCTGTTTCGGGCGTTTTTGAGGAGAATAATGAGCGGGCTTGAAATCGGCTACAGCAGCAGAGAGAATCGTATAATCAGCATTAGCAAAATGGGCGACCATTGCTTCTAACATTTCCTCAGCAGTTACTACAGAGATCAGGTTTAATTGGGGAGAGGGAGTAACTGTAATCTGAGAAGATTGCCCATAAACTAATGTCACTGTTGCGCCACGATTTAGGGCTGCCTGCGCGATCGCGCTTCCCATTTTTCCTGTTGCTGGATTCCCTAAAAACCGCACAGGATCAAGATATTCTCGCGTTCCCCCAGTATTAATTAAGACATTTTTACCCCAAAAATCCCGTTTGCCTTGAGTATAAAGCAGAGATTGAATAGTCTGGAAAATCTGATCGGGTTCCGCCATCCGCCCTTTCCCCACGTGATCACAAGCCAGTCGCCCGCCACTGGGTTCAAGGAGATGATAGCGTGATTCTTGCCTAATTGCTTCCCAATTCCGCTGCACCGAAGGTTGTTCCCACATTTGGGTATTCATTGCTGGGGCAAGTAAAATCGGGCAATTCGATGCTAAAACAGTATTAGTGAGTAAATTATCAGCTAGTCCATACACTAGTTTGCCTAAGGTATTAGCTGTTAAAGGCGCAATCACTAATAAATCTGCCCATTCCCCTAACTCAATATGAAGGGGACGAGCAGTATTATGCCAAAAATCAGTATCGGTGTAAGCGTGATGACGGCTAAGGGTACTAACAGTTAAAGGCGTAATAAACTGCTGCGCCGCATTGGTTAAAATGACCCTTACTGAGATTTCCCCTTGATATAAATGGGAAATTAGCTGACAAACCTTATAAGCCGCAATTCCACCGCCAATACTAATTAGGACATTTTTGCCATCTCTCATGCTTCATCAAAGGCTTCCACATCGAGGAGATGACGATAAGGTTCTACTAATTCCCAATTGTGAAAAGAAATGGCACGTAATAAATGCCAGTCTTGCAGGGCTTCAAACGGACTATTATAGTCATCCTGATCTAAGCGTTCTGCTAACTGTTTTACGTCCTCTGCGGTTAATGCTTCAATTTCTTCATGAGACAGACTAATCGTATTCATAACAGCCTCCCTGAGTGACCCCTTCAGGATTATCTTAACGGATTAATCTTGTGAAGAAGCAGAGAATTTACAAGAGAAAATATTTTTTTTGTATTTTAATTGTCTGAAGGTTAAGAAGTGGTAGGATTTCTTATAGCAGTTTTCACGCTTCTTGAGGTTTTTGTTATTTGTCCTTCGTCATTTGTAAACCAATGACCAATGACTAATGACTAATGACCAATAACCAATGACTAATGACCAATATAGCCACTTTTGCTTTGCGCTATGACTGCTTATAA
This window of the Euhalothece natronophila Z-M001 genome carries:
- the isiD gene encoding protein IsiD — protein: MNTISLSHEEIEALTAEDVKQLAERLDQDDYNSPFEALQDWHLLRAISFHNWELVEPYRHLLDVEAFDEA
- the coaBC gene encoding bifunctional phosphopantothenoylcysteine decarboxylase/phosphopantothenate--cysteine ligase CoaBC, which encodes MRDGKNVLISIGGGIAAYKVCQLISHLYQGEISVRVILTNAAQQFITPLTVSTLSRHHAYTDTDFWHNTARPLHIELGEWADLLVIAPLTANTLGKLVYGLADNLLTNTVLASNCPILLAPAMNTQMWEQPSVQRNWEAIRQESRYHLLEPSGGRLACDHVGKGRMAEPDQIFQTIQSLLYTQGKRDFWGKNVLINTGGTREYLDPVRFLGNPATGKMGSAIAQAALNRGATVTLVYGQSSQITVTPSPQLNLISVVTAEEMLEAMVAHFANADYTILSAAVADFKPAHYSPQKRPKQDISHSLPLKAVPDIAKTLSEQKQPQQILVGFAAQTGDFIKPAQEKLQRKNLDYIVANPIDQAEGGFGSDQNQCVILSQTGEKKEISLCSKLELAHQLLDVLIS